In Aquila chrysaetos chrysaetos chromosome 10, bAquChr1.4, whole genome shotgun sequence, the following proteins share a genomic window:
- the GPR160 gene encoding probable G-protein coupled receptor 160, which produces MAAILCENCSGQYHYTQVNQPLEISCMLLLIMLGKAFLDFFMLQVKQKNVKVSFMGYFCVSLALLDFTLLMSISFIFYFEDFALWGLRFTKYHICLFTQIISLTYGILHYPVYLVAGLDYYMTIAQTSQFPRRGQRLLYVFAVAVIWISGFFCILKVPATYEELEIQNRFSPYQCPLYASVQSYSVSCAMVLLIGTALLACRKELIAMLLSVRVVSFADQPVLMFSYVSNNNSTCFKWQLLTRLLLCFLGTWAPFVLLQIIILFVGAQIPAYMEMNVPWLYFINSFLIAVAYWCRCHDVELTEEMWSTDPFVSWKFCFMPFNNENTEPADKPGTVIVIC; this is translated from the coding sequence ATGGCTGCCATACTCTGTGAAAATTGTTCTGGTCAGTACCACTACACCCAGGTCAACCAACCTCTTGAAATCAGCTGCATGTTGCTCCTGATTATGCTCGGAAAAGCGTTCCTTGATTTCTTCATGTTGCAAGTTAAGCAAAAAAACGTGAAAGTTAGTTTTATGGGATACTTCTGTGTTTCGCTGGCACTTCTTGATTTCACACTGCTGATGAGTATAtccttcattttctattttgaggACTTTGCACTCTGGGGTCTGCGATTTACAAAGTACCACATTTGCCTGTTCACGCAGATTATTTCTCTTACCTATGGTATTTTGCATTACCCGGTGTATCTTGTGGCTGGTCTGGATTATTACATGACTATAGCACAAACCTCTCAATTTCCTAGAAGAGGTCAAAGATTACTTTATGTATTTGCTGTGGCTGTTATATggatttcagggtttttttgtattctgaaaGTTCCCGCTACCTATGAAGAACTAGAAATTCAGAACCGTTTTTCTCCTTATCAGTGTCCTCTCTATGCCAGCGTGCAGAGCTACTCGGTCTCGTGTGCCATGGTGCTGCTCATAGGCACAGCTCTCCTGGCTTGTCGGAAGGAGCTTATAGCCATGCTGCTGTCTGTCAGGGTGGTTTCCTTTGCCGATCAGCCTGTTCTGATGTTCTCCTATGTGTCCAACAACAACAGCACTTGCTTTAAGTGGCAGCTCCTGACCAGActcctcctctgttttcttgGCACTTGGGCACCTTTTGTTCTTCTTCAAATTatcattttgtttgttggtgCTCAGATTCCAGCCTACATGGAGATGAACGTCCCCTGGCTGTACTTCATCAACAGCTTTCTCATTGCGGTAGCATACTGGTGTCGATGCCACGATGTTGAATTGACAGAGGAGATGTGGTCTACAGATCCATTTGTCAGCTGGAAATTCTGCTTTATGCCATTTAACAATGAAAACACAGAGCCAGCTGATAAACCAGGCACAGTAATTGTAATCTGTTAA